A part of Nanoarchaeota archaeon genomic DNA contains:
- the nifU gene encoding Fe-S cluster assembly scaffold protein NifU, with product MYSKKVMEHFQKPHNMGEMKNPDGVGLVGNPQCGDQMKIFIKVKDNKIADIKFQTYGCAAAIATSSMITDLAKGTALEEAEKITRKNVSDALEGLPPVKEHCSNLAADGLRAAIEDYRKKAKA from the coding sequence ATGTACTCGAAAAAAGTCATGGAGCACTTCCAGAAGCCGCATAATATGGGTGAAATGAAGAATCCTGATGGCGTCGGCTTGGTTGGAAATCCGCAATGCGGCGACCAAATGAAAATATTTATCAAAGTCAAAGACAATAAAATCGCCGACATAAAGTTCCAGACTTACGGCTGCGCGGCGGCAATCGCCACAAGTTCCATGATTACAGACCTTGCAAAGGGAACGGCTCTTGAGGAAGCAGAAAAAATCACGCGCAAGAATGTTTCTGACGCGCTTGAAGGCCTGCCTCCGGTAAAGGAGCACTGCTCGAATCTTGCAGCGGACGGATTGCGCGCGGCAATTGAGGATTATAGGAAGAAAGCGAAGGCTTGA
- a CDS encoding GNAT family N-acetyltransferase: MQLKDFGIRPIITGDIPRVVLLIEQCVFESCRTVYDADELSYWASLYSEEKFCEYTQEWNFWVLCDKNAKIKGCVGIYNNVLKGLFVEPSCQGVGFGKKLLEFAESYAKEKGVKKIILDASPNAVRFYEKNGYYMLGKRLYATGIQNGCLNVMRMEKNILH, encoded by the coding sequence ATGCAACTTAAAGACTTTGGAATTCGTCCGATTATTACGGGCGACATTCCACGAGTAGTATTATTGATTGAGCAATGCGTATTTGAATCTTGCAGAACGGTTTATGATGCTGATGAGCTGAGTTATTGGGCATCGCTTTATTCAGAAGAAAAGTTTTGCGAATATACCCAAGAGTGGAATTTCTGGGTTTTGTGCGATAAAAACGCAAAAATAAAAGGTTGTGTCGGGATATATAATAACGTGCTCAAAGGGCTTTTTGTTGAGCCATCATGTCAGGGTGTTGGGTTTGGCAAAAAATTACTTGAGTTCGCAGAAAGCTACGCGAAAGAAAAAGGCGTGAAAAAAATTATCCTAGACGCATCGCCGAACGCTGTGCGGTTTTACGAGAAAAATGGTTATTATATGCTTGGAAAAAGATTGTATGCTACAGGCATTCAAAACGGGTGCCTGAACGTTATGCGGATGGAGAAAAATATACTTCATTGA
- a CDS encoding PGF-pre-PGF domain-containing protein, protein MGRSKRDNGSSIILLAALIIIAVSSVSFTSGEFVAPTIPDNATTNINWTYINVSSNDALNQSLLEWGNSSGFTNISMLNDSLTAWYYNMTDLADGTYNYTIWTENMTGEWNQSAQRFVIVDTVAPYSLYACQDLTIENDSYVLAQNVSSAGTCFTISANNITLDGAGYTINYSQSETGYGVDNSGYNFTTIKNANIIQGATNNIAFAIYFNRSSNGIIQNSTITTSGQYSYGIFLESFSSSNEISNNTILLLGNASLGITSVTNSNSNTFLNNTIITSGVNSYGIALGASSNTIRNNTIKTTGTASYGIVLDSSTNSTIIGNVLNTTNTYAIYIVPSTNTSYYDHTIDTTNTEQGEPIYYYFANSSIVIENLTNVGQLYITNSTNITIRNVTIYKDGIIFAMTTNSSILNSNITAFEKHSQGILLYSSSNSNNISNNRITTFGDSGLGVRLISSSNSNTISNNNITASSNGIILDNSDINLFLSNNIAVTEDLGIGISIVYSDGNTLLNNSISAFGNEGIGIYFWSSSNSNAISGGSIMSMNSYDYFLSFTSTNNFTNTNFTTSRQIYFADTSSYFNYNNDSTKNIWLKTNVSAQSSINRTLVNWNNALMQWNDTNSTAGIVANYIITGLQATSIYIIYNASAGVQKNPYNKTTDASGNLPPFKIALKGNTEIKAVYYGHYVAPVPAPTCSDNIQNGDETGTDCGGSCDACSSDGGGGGDVITDFIRSTPSNNPVTKVEIYLKSSMTNPAVSVTKKQSVSFAAPPNKVYQYLEISKNNFNNSDIDEALIEFTVNKSWIVSNNITSIYLSRYDNGWIALNTQLVNSTEKYTTYSAQTPGFSYFAIIGKAVQTPKTPEQILEPPEENSADDAENTSLDSTNDNIDTPYSNTAANEPDTTIPSGTTSYGWIIALITVASIFIAVAFYFIDRKNKKKNQQKIEMAKQPQQKLIDPKMASAYINSRKKVFEEAETEYLIERLKEAKKLTQ, encoded by the coding sequence GTGGGCAGATCAAAACGCGACAATGGATCGAGCATAATCTTATTAGCTGCATTAATAATAATTGCAGTATCATCTGTTTCGTTTACATCTGGCGAGTTTGTTGCGCCAACAATACCTGATAATGCCACGACAAACATAAACTGGACGTATATTAATGTCAGTTCAAATGACGCGCTTAACCAATCCCTCCTTGAATGGGGTAATTCTTCCGGATTTACTAATATTTCAATGCTGAATGATTCGTTGACCGCGTGGTATTACAACATGACCGACCTTGCAGATGGAACATACAACTACACCATCTGGACTGAAAACATGACTGGCGAGTGGAACCAAAGCGCGCAAAGATTTGTAATTGTTGACACCGTTGCGCCTTACAGCCTTTATGCCTGCCAAGATTTGACAATAGAAAACGACAGCTATGTTTTGGCGCAGAATGTTTCGTCGGCAGGAACGTGCTTTACAATCAGCGCGAATAACATAACCCTTGACGGCGCGGGATATACGATTAATTATTCGCAAAGTGAGACGGGATATGGGGTGGATAATTCGGGCTACAACTTCACGACAATAAAGAATGCGAATATTATTCAGGGAGCGACAAATAACATAGCTTTTGCGATTTATTTCAACAGGAGTTCAAATGGTATTATCCAGAACAGTACAATCACAACATCAGGTCAATACAGTTACGGTATCTTCCTTGAATCATTCAGTAGCTCAAATGAGATTTCAAATAACACGATACTGTTGCTTGGTAACGCTAGTTTGGGTATTACTAGCGTAACAAATAGTAATTCAAACACATTTTTAAATAATACGATTATTACTTCAGGAGTAAATAGTTACGGCATCGCACTTGGTGCATCCTCAAATACAATCCGGAATAATACAATTAAAACAACGGGAACGGCCAGTTATGGCATAGTTTTAGATTCATCGACAAATTCAACCATAATCGGAAATGTTTTAAACACGACAAACACATATGCAATATACATTGTGCCATCGACTAACACATCCTATTATGATCACACCATAGACACCACAAACACAGAACAAGGTGAACCTATATATTATTATTTCGCGAATTCATCCATAGTTATTGAAAACCTGACTAATGTTGGGCAACTCTATATAACAAATTCAACAAATATAACAATAAGAAATGTTACAATCTATAAAGACGGGATAATTTTTGCAATGACGACAAATTCGTCAATATTGAACTCAAATATCACAGCATTTGAAAAGCATAGCCAAGGCATACTTCTTTATTCATCTAGCAATTCAAATAATATTTCTAATAACCGTATAACTACTTTTGGTGACTCTGGTTTGGGGGTAAGACTTATCTCTTCGTCCAACTCAAATACCATCTCTAACAATAATATTACTGCTTCAAGTAATGGCATAATCTTAGACAATTCTGACATCAATCTGTTTCTAAGCAACAATATTGCTGTGACGGAGGATCTAGGAATCGGTATATCTATAGTATATAGTGATGGAAATACACTCTTGAATAATAGTATCTCAGCATTTGGTAATGAGGGTATCGGCATATATTTTTGGTCATCCTCTAACTCAAATGCAATATCGGGAGGTTCAATAATGTCAATGAATTCTTATGATTACTTTCTTTCGTTTACAAGCACAAACAACTTCACCAACACAAACTTCACCACATCTCGCCAAATATATTTCGCGGATACATCATCATACTTCAACTACAACAACGACAGTACGAAAAATATCTGGCTGAAGACAAACGTTTCTGCGCAAAGCTCGATAAACCGAACTCTTGTAAACTGGAACAACGCGCTGATGCAATGGAACGATACAAATTCCACTGCCGGAATTGTCGCGAATTACATAATAACCGGCTTGCAGGCAACAAGCATATACATCATATACAATGCTTCTGCAGGCGTGCAGAAAAACCCATACAATAAAACAACAGACGCAAGCGGAAACCTACCACCGTTTAAAATCGCGCTTAAAGGCAACACGGAAATAAAGGCCGTGTATTACGGACACTATGTTGCACCCGTGCCTGCACCAACATGCTCTGACAACATCCAAAATGGGGATGAAACCGGCACTGACTGCGGAGGCTCATGCGATGCATGCAGTTCAGACGGCGGTGGAGGTGGTGACGTAATAACCGACTTCATAAGATCAACGCCTTCAAATAACCCTGTGACAAAAGTAGAAATTTATTTAAAGTCATCAATGACCAATCCGGCTGTTTCAGTAACAAAAAAACAATCCGTTTCTTTTGCAGCGCCTCCGAATAAGGTCTATCAATATCTGGAAATCTCAAAGAACAATTTCAACAACTCAGACATTGATGAAGCGCTAATTGAATTTACCGTAAATAAAAGCTGGATTGTTTCAAACAACATAACATCCATATATCTATCACGATATGATAACGGATGGATTGCTCTGAATACGCAGCTTGTAAACTCTACAGAAAAATATACGACGTATAGTGCTCAAACGCCTGGATTTTCTTATTTTGCAATTATTGGAAAGGCAGTACAGACTCCGAAAACTCCAGAACAAATTTTAGAGCCGCCTGAAGAGAACTCTGCAGATGATGCAGAAAACACATCACTGGATTCAACTAACGACAATATAGATACACCTTATTCAAATACGGCAGCAAATGAACCCGACACTACAATCCCTTCCGGAACAACATCATATGGCTGGATTATTGCTCTAATAACTGTGGCAAGTATATTCATCGCTGTCGCTTTCTATTTCATAGACCGCAAAAACAAAAAAAAGAACCAACAAAAAATAGAAATGGCTAAACAGCCTCAGCAAAAGCTCATAGATCCGAAGATGGCTTCTGCCTACATAAATTCAAGAAAAAAGGTTTTCGAAGAAGCTGAAACAGAATATTTAATAGAACGACTTAAGGAAGCGAAAAAGCTGACGCAATAA
- a CDS encoding site-specific DNA-methyltransferase codes for MPDYKLTYRLDLGTLATFLPNKRVPIYNWYYYKESFSRDLVFYIIDSFGIKAGDKVLDPFCGIGTTLLACREKCIDSIGSDVSEIAVFASRAKTRIYGIENLREEARNLFKDKFVSPCVKIDSGVVNRCFSKFSLERVISFRDKIAKIEDETVRDFMMLALMVSAMETSSAKKTGRSIRSQKNQSAPPLKFLLKRRIKNMLRDLKKTGSFNARAEVMQTSATVLNVDSNSVDAIITSPPYLGKTEYAQIYSIEQVLFFGGCGRPHVKSFIGEQEEVSDIFCGKHDLPKKSFGYFHDMNLAILEMHRVLKSGGKAAIIVGEGCFPDKVVASDILLAELAENAGFIVREILVLNERWCMRERTEKVGKLRESLIVLEKQ; via the coding sequence ATGCCAGATTACAAACTTACATACCGCCTTGACCTTGGGACTCTTGCGACATTTTTGCCGAACAAAAGAGTTCCCATATACAACTGGTACTATTACAAAGAAAGCTTTTCCCGCGATTTGGTCTTTTATATTATCGATTCTTTCGGGATAAAAGCCGGCGATAAAGTGCTCGACCCTTTTTGCGGAATAGGAACAACGCTTCTTGCCTGTCGCGAGAAATGCATTGATTCAATAGGTTCTGATGTATCAGAGATTGCGGTTTTTGCATCGCGCGCAAAGACGCGCATCTACGGCATTGAAAATCTGCGCGAAGAGGCACGGAATCTTTTTAAGGACAAATTTGTTAGCCCTTGTGTAAAAATCGATTCTGGCGTTGTTAATCGATGTTTTTCAAAATTTTCGCTTGAACGAGTCATTTCTTTCAGGGATAAAATCGCGAAAATTGAAGATGAAACGGTTCGTGATTTTATGATGCTTGCGCTTATGGTCTCTGCAATGGAGACAAGCTCTGCAAAAAAGACAGGGCGCTCAATACGTTCACAAAAAAACCAATCTGCACCGCCACTTAAATTCCTTCTTAAGCGCAGGATAAAGAATATGTTGAGGGATCTTAAGAAAACCGGGAGTTTCAATGCGCGCGCCGAAGTTATGCAAACGAGCGCCACTGTATTGAATGTTGACAGCAATTCTGTTGATGCGATTATAACCTCCCCACCTTATTTGGGCAAGACCGAATACGCTCAAATATATTCTATCGAGCAAGTGCTTTTTTTCGGAGGGTGCGGCAGGCCGCATGTGAAATCATTTATTGGTGAACAAGAAGAGGTCTCTGATATATTTTGCGGAAAGCATGATTTGCCAAAAAAATCATTTGGCTATTTTCATGATATGAATCTTGCGATTTTAGAAATGCACCGCGTCCTTAAAAGTGGCGGAAAAGCGGCAATAATTGTCGGCGAAGGATGCTTTCCCGACAAAGTTGTTGCAAGCGATATATTGCTTGCAGAGCTTGCTGAAAATGCTGGATTCATTGTGCGCGAAATATTAGTTCTTAACGAGCGATGGTGTATGCGCGAGAGGACGGAGAAAGTTGGAAAGTTGCGAGAGAGCCTGATAGTGCTGGAAAAACAATAA
- a CDS encoding type II secretion system F family protein — protein sequence MPKADKKSDEKKEDNILLSKILDKYKVSAKFPGYSTDKQAFSREYRIFKKEEAQERKKTTYEKLCADSESILKISPDPVTKIKLEASILFTGLNVTPIGVTSFAIITGLFLFFISVFSIFVPIPFIFKFLIFVTAIVSTYLLYTYPINLASRYRVESGSDVVMAVLYMTILMKTNPTLEGAIRFASNNVSGKVGKDLKKILWEVETGRYNTVEEGLNNYLVQWKEYNKEFVESILLIRESRLESSLSRREALLDKAIDVILIGTNEKMKKYARELETPIMILEGLGILLPVMGMIVFPLLTIFLAEEMKNIGLYLAVGYNIILPALVYFFMSRTLEQRPATHTKIDITKHPDYVPGNNIAVHIFGKTESIPALPLAAAVSLILMIPGISYMLSTDFFTKEGMEHGMFSMLMSVSIVVALAIGDIVYNYASCFQKIALRRKISQIESEFEDALFALGSRIAGGTPIESAVVAAERDTKELEISEMFRIIIKNINRLSMTFKDALFDEKYGALQYYPSSLVRTVMKAVSESVQKGTRAASMSMLTISRYLRDIRSTQERIEDLLSSIVSSLKFQSFILIPVMSGVVVAVAQLILKILMDLGAQFRTLEGTMPSGAAGIGISGIFPTESAVSAEVLQLIIGFYIVEILTIMGAFISRIEFGSDEIEESNMTQTLLIFGIIFYVITLVLVMTMFNPLINAISMSV from the coding sequence ATGCCAAAGGCAGATAAAAAGTCAGATGAAAAGAAAGAAGATAACATACTTCTTTCAAAAATACTTGACAAGTATAAAGTATCTGCCAAATTTCCAGGATATTCTACCGACAAGCAGGCATTCTCAAGAGAATATAGGATATTCAAGAAAGAAGAAGCGCAAGAACGCAAAAAAACAACATATGAAAAACTTTGTGCCGATTCCGAGAGCATTTTGAAAATTTCACCAGACCCAGTAACAAAAATAAAGCTTGAAGCATCAATACTATTTACTGGCCTTAATGTAACTCCTATTGGTGTCACAAGCTTTGCAATAATTACGGGACTATTTCTTTTTTTTATCAGCGTTTTTTCAATATTTGTGCCAATCCCTTTCATTTTCAAATTCCTGATTTTTGTTACGGCAATTGTCAGCACATATCTTCTTTACACATATCCAATAAATCTCGCAAGCCGATATCGCGTTGAAAGCGGAAGCGATGTAGTCATGGCAGTCCTTTACATGACAATATTGATGAAAACAAATCCGACTCTTGAAGGCGCAATCAGATTTGCATCAAACAATGTTTCAGGAAAAGTCGGAAAGGATTTAAAAAAGATACTTTGGGAGGTTGAAACAGGAAGGTACAACACGGTTGAAGAAGGACTCAACAACTATCTAGTCCAGTGGAAAGAATACAATAAGGAATTTGTAGAATCAATATTGCTTATCCGAGAATCAAGACTTGAATCATCACTTTCTCGAAGGGAAGCACTTCTTGACAAAGCAATCGACGTCATCCTGATAGGAACCAACGAAAAGATGAAAAAATACGCTCGAGAACTTGAGACCCCCATCATGATACTTGAGGGCCTGGGAATATTGCTTCCAGTAATGGGGATGATAGTGTTTCCTCTTCTTACTATTTTTCTTGCTGAAGAGATGAAAAACATCGGGCTTTATCTTGCTGTCGGTTACAACATAATACTTCCGGCACTAGTCTATTTTTTCATGAGCCGGACGCTTGAGCAAAGGCCAGCCACACATACTAAAATAGACATAACAAAACATCCGGATTATGTTCCCGGAAACAATATAGCAGTGCATATTTTTGGAAAAACAGAATCAATACCCGCTCTGCCACTGGCGGCGGCAGTTTCTCTTATCCTCATGATTCCGGGAATAAGCTATATGCTGTCAACAGATTTTTTTACGAAGGAAGGCATGGAACATGGAATGTTTAGCATGCTTATGAGTGTTTCAATTGTAGTTGCATTAGCTATAGGCGATATAGTATACAATTATGCATCATGTTTCCAGAAAATTGCATTACGCAGAAAAATCTCGCAAATTGAAAGTGAATTCGAGGATGCGCTTTTTGCGCTTGGAAGCCGCATTGCAGGAGGAACACCAATAGAGTCTGCTGTTGTAGCTGCAGAACGTGATACAAAAGAGCTGGAAATATCGGAGATGTTTAGAATCATCATAAAAAACATCAACCGTCTGAGCATGACCTTCAAAGATGCTTTATTTGATGAAAAATACGGGGCGCTGCAATATTATCCATCATCCCTTGTAAGAACAGTTATGAAAGCAGTTTCAGAATCTGTTCAGAAAGGAACACGCGCGGCCTCAATGTCAATGCTTACGATTTCAAGATACCTGCGTGATATACGCTCAACACAGGAAAGAATAGAAGATCTGCTGTCATCCATTGTTTCATCGCTGAAGTTCCAGTCATTCATACTAATACCCGTAATGTCCGGCGTTGTTGTCGCCGTAGCGCAATTGATATTAAAAATATTGATGGATCTTGGCGCGCAATTCAGGACGCTTGAAGGAACAATGCCTTCAGGAGCCGCAGGCATAGGAATCAGCGGAATATTCCCTACTGAAAGCGCGGTCTCTGCAGAAGTTCTTCAACTAATCATAGGCTTCTATATTGTTGAAATCCTGACAATAATGGGGGCATTCATCAGCAGAATAGAATTCGGAAGCGATGAGATTGAAGAAAGCAACATGACGCAAACGCTTCTGATATTCGGGATAATATTCTACGTAATCACGCTAGTGCTCGTGATGACTATGTTCAATCCGCTAATAAATGCGATTTCGATGAGTGTGTGA
- a CDS encoding type II/IV secretion system ATPase subunit yields MKVCGYTYSREGHRITVNCLGCIYGASIEDFEECMARTIDKIIEVKEVESIVLSQTRDFEYDYDQTQILVEIAQLSVQLLRNDKILTPSRMAVPENKNAVAQRFGFVQDLMINKIRRDPIGTYVILLREIRRLTSLIKTVNAVKARDYEHYLSQALFPIKEGLETTKMIKFAIPYLAGYHVGDRAIYREIFHPLIRPNFMFTRYMMVPPLNAQEVDRYSIDDAQVQIFKIPGKVQYHYHLLPPEFTLSEEQYVLLDIARQYMAAHKPTRDEFLDPTRIRDVFNNIGRDMLIEISESTGTTLDQKGVKFLSKILTRYTAGYGILEVMLADPAIQDAFINSPVGGSPIFLFHEKYEECTSNIVPTRDDAEAWATRFRIESGRPLDESSPVLDTDITLPGGRARVAAITKSVSPSGLAFAFRRHRDKPWTYPLFISKGMLTPLAGGLMSFLVDGARTILFAGTRSSGKSSVLGATMVEIMKRFRIITIEDTLELPVINLKELGYNIESLKSRSVITHVESEMPTDEVIRTSLRLGDSSLIIGEIRSLEAKALYEAMRIGALSNVVAGTIHGDSPYGVFDRVVNDLQVPPTSFKATDIIAITNRLKSADGLHTFRRMMEITEVLKEWTTDPQKEHAFVQLMAYNSKKDMLEPTETLLNGESFIVNEIANKVKEWKDNWDAVWDNIQLRAKVKETLVDYARKTGNPDIIEARFVSEANDMFHIISETVKEEHGNFDSQRIFAIWDERIKTMIKQMKTE; encoded by the coding sequence ATGAAAGTATGCGGCTATACTTATTCACGGGAGGGGCATCGCATCACAGTGAACTGCCTCGGGTGCATTTACGGGGCAAGCATTGAAGACTTTGAAGAATGCATGGCGCGCACAATAGACAAAATCATAGAGGTTAAAGAAGTCGAATCAATAGTTCTGTCTCAAACGCGCGATTTTGAATACGACTACGATCAAACCCAGATTCTTGTGGAAATCGCCCAACTCAGTGTCCAGCTTCTTCGAAATGACAAAATTCTGACTCCAAGCCGCATGGCGGTTCCGGAAAACAAAAATGCTGTTGCGCAAAGATTTGGCTTTGTCCAGGATCTGATGATCAACAAAATACGCAGAGACCCAATCGGAACCTACGTCATACTTCTTCGTGAAATACGCCGGCTCACATCCCTTATCAAGACCGTAAATGCTGTAAAAGCAAGGGATTATGAGCACTATCTATCTCAAGCGCTGTTCCCGATAAAAGAAGGCCTTGAAACTACAAAAATGATAAAGTTCGCAATTCCATACCTTGCAGGGTATCATGTAGGAGATAGGGCAATATACCGCGAAATATTTCATCCGCTCATCAGGCCGAACTTTATGTTTACGCGATATATGATGGTTCCGCCTCTTAATGCGCAGGAGGTTGACCGATATTCTATAGATGATGCGCAAGTACAGATATTCAAAATTCCGGGAAAAGTTCAATACCATTATCATCTGCTTCCACCGGAATTCACCCTGTCTGAAGAGCAGTATGTTCTTCTTGATATTGCAAGGCAGTACATGGCGGCGCATAAGCCGACACGGGACGAGTTTTTGGACCCGACAAGAATCAGGGATGTGTTTAACAACATCGGGCGCGACATGCTTATTGAAATATCCGAAAGCACCGGCACAACGCTGGACCAAAAAGGCGTAAAGTTCCTTTCAAAAATACTTACCCGATACACTGCAGGCTACGGCATTCTTGAAGTCATGCTCGCGGACCCTGCAATACAGGACGCGTTTATAAATTCGCCTGTAGGGGGTTCGCCAATATTCCTATTTCATGAAAAATACGAGGAATGCACAAGCAACATAGTTCCGACAAGGGATGATGCCGAAGCGTGGGCAACGCGATTCAGGATAGAGTCTGGAAGGCCTCTTGATGAATCAAGCCCTGTTCTTGACACAGACATAACTTTGCCCGGAGGGCGCGCGCGAGTTGCAGCAATCACTAAGTCCGTATCGCCTAGCGGGCTTGCCTTCGCATTCAGGCGCCATAGAGACAAGCCATGGACATATCCTCTTTTCATCTCAAAGGGGATGCTGACTCCTCTTGCAGGAGGGCTTATGAGTTTTTTGGTTGATGGGGCACGCACAATACTTTTTGCAGGAACAAGGAGCTCAGGAAAATCCTCAGTCCTTGGCGCGACAATGGTTGAAATAATGAAGCGCTTTCGAATCATCACAATAGAAGATACTCTTGAACTTCCAGTTATCAACCTAAAAGAGCTCGGATACAACATAGAGTCGCTCAAATCGCGCTCGGTAATAACACATGTCGAGAGCGAAATGCCGACAGACGAAGTGATAAGGACATCACTGCGTTTGGGGGATTCAAGCCTGATAATCGGAGAAATCCGAAGCCTTGAGGCAAAGGCTCTTTACGAAGCAATGAGAATAGGTGCGCTTTCAAATGTAGTTGCAGGCACAATCCATGGTGATTCGCCTTACGGCGTCTTTGACAGAGTTGTAAACGACCTACAAGTTCCGCCGACAAGCTTTAAGGCAACCGATATAATCGCAATCACAAACCGGCTAAAAAGCGCAGACGGGCTGCACACCTTCAGGCGCATGATGGAAATAACCGAAGTGCTGAAAGAATGGACCACGGACCCGCAAAAAGAGCATGCTTTTGTTCAGCTCATGGCATATAATTCCAAAAAAGATATGCTTGAACCGACAGAAACCCTGCTTAACGGCGAGAGCTTTATAGTCAACGAGATAGCAAATAAAGTAAAAGAATGGAAAGATAACTGGGACGCCGTCTGGGACAACATACAACTGCGGGCAAAAGTAAAAGAAACTCTTGTCGACTACGCAAGAAAAACAGGTAATCCGGACATAATCGAAGCGCGCTTTGTTTCAGAAGCAAACGACATGTTCCACATTATCAGCGAAACTGTAAAAGAGGAGCATGGAAACTTTGACTCGCAGAGAATTTTCGCAATATGGGATGAACGCATAAAGACAATGATAAAGCAAATGAAAACAGAATAA